Proteins encoded by one window of Sciurus carolinensis chromosome 12, mSciCar1.2, whole genome shotgun sequence:
- the Fmod gene encoding fibromodulin yields the protein MQWASLLLLAGLCSLSQAQYDEDSHWWFQYLRSQQSTYYDPYDPYPYEPSDPYPYGVEEGPAYAYGSPSPPEPRDCPQECDCPPNFPTAMYCDNRNLKYLPFVPSRMKYVYFQNNQISSIQEGVFDNATGLLWIALHGNQITSDKVGRRVFSKLRQLERLYLDHNNLTRMPGPLPRSLRELHLDHNQISRVPNNALEGLENLTALYLQHNEIQEVGSSMRGLRSLILLDLSYNHLRRVPDGLPSALEQLYLEHNNVFTVPDSYFRGSPKLLYVRLSHNSLTNNGLSTNTFNSSSLLELDLSYNQLQKIPPVNTNLENLYLQGNRINEFSISSFCTVVDVMNFSKLQVLRLDGNEIKRSAMPVDAPLCLRLASLIEI from the exons ATGCAGTGGGCATCTCTCCTGCTGCTGGCTGGGCTCTGCTCCCTCTCCCAGGCTCAGTATGATGAAGACTCTCACTGGTGGTTCCAATACCTCCGCAGCCAGCAGTCCACCTACTACGATCCCTATGACCCTTACCCCTACGAGCCCTCCGACCCCTACCCCTATGGGGTGGAGGAAGGTCCAGCCTATGCTTATGGCTCTCCATCCCCACCAGAGCCCCGTGACTGCCCCCAGGAATGCGACTGTCCCCCCAACTTCCCCACAGCCATGTACTGTGACAACCGCAACCTCAAGTACCTGCCCTTCGTGCCCTCCCGCATGAAGTATGTCTACTTCCAGAACAATCAGATCTCCTCCATTCAGGAAGGCGTCTTTGACAATGCCACTGGCCTGCTCTGGATTGCTCTCCATGGCAACCAGATCACCAGTGATAAGGTGGGCAGGAGGGTGTTCTCCAAGCTGAGGCAGCTGGAGAGGCTGTACCTGGACCACAACAACCTGACCCGGATGCCAGGTCCACTGCCTCGATCCCTGAGGGAGCTCCATCTCGACCACAACCAGATCTCGCGGGTCCCCAACAACGCTCTGGAGGGGCTGGAGAACCTCACAGCCTTGTACCTCCAACACAACGAGATCCAGGAGGTGGGCAGTTCTATGAGGGGTCTCCGCTCCCTGATCTTACTGGACCTGAGTTACAACCACCTTCGGAGGGTGCCTGACGGACTGCCCTCAGCCCTTGAGCAGCTGTACCTGGAGCACAACAACGTCTTCACTGTCCCCGATAGCTACTTCCGGGGATCACCCAAGCTGCTCTATGTGCGGCTGTCCCACaacagtctcaccaacaatgggCTGTCCACCAACACCTTCAATTCCAGCAGCCTCCTTGAGCTCGACCTCTCCTACAACCAGCTGCAGAAGATCCCCCCAGTCAATACCAACCTGGAGAACCTCTACCTTCAAGGCAACAGGATCAACG AGTTTTCCATCAGCAGCTTCTGCACCGTGGTGGACGTCATGAACTTCTCCAAGCTGCAGGTGCTGCGCCTGGACGGGAACGAGATCAAGCGCAGTGCCATGCCTGTGGACGCTCCGCTCTGCCTGCGCCTGGCCAGCCTCATCGAGATCTGA